The nucleotide window AAATAAACTATTTATAAATAAACAGATTTATATCTAGCAAACatttttttggttcccagaacatttTGGGAATGTTAgatttggccaaaaaaaaaaaaagtttcagatTCCAATAATCAAAATTTGGATAACATCTACTACTATTAGACATTTTCTCTGTCACATCCTCTTTTTTTATATTAAGCTCTTATGAAATGTAATGTGCATCTTTTTGATAAACCGCTCACTAAAGCACTTCCCTCTATTCTCCCTCAGCTGCAAGTGTTGTAAGAGACGCTTCTGGCAGTCTGAATGATAGTTTAGCACTCAATTCTTCGATCCCCTGCACTGGTGTGGGCTGTAAATTTGGCTGGAATTTTGACCAGTGTGAACAGAACCGCACGTGTAGCTTTGGACTGGCAAACCATTTCCAGGTGAGTGCAACGGCACTGTTAGAAAAACAGCTTCTGACTGCTGGAAAGTGTAGTAGATTTTACATCTACATTAATGCATTTGTCacattgaatattttttttcaagGTATTTAATCATTTTGTGCATTatctgggaatcaaacccaagGCATTGGCATTGATAGTGGTGTGCTTTACTAACTCAGTACTTAAACTACAAAGTGGCTCAAAATAGCATATATTATGATTTGGAAGATAGATGAAAGATATTATGGCTATATGCAgaatctcacaaaagtgagtgcaCCCCTCACAGGCTGGTTCCATTCGGAACAAGTcttgcaagggttgatcaacGAAGCTGTGCAcacgttctgtgcgtcaggtgcagaacctggcttcaaaaacagatgcatgagtgctgccagcactTCTTTAaagtgaggagtggaagaggatcccagcaacaacctgtgcagctctggtcaattccatgcccaggatgatcaaggcagtgccagataacgatggtgctaacacaatatattgacactttggacaagttcacttagggtatactcacttttgttgccagctattttgacaataatggctgtatgttgagtttcatttctatagtattgtcccttgagaagatatgctaaaatggttgctgaaatgtatgtggtgtactcacttttgtgacatgcTGTATATTTTCCTGCAGATTCTAGCCACAGTTTCAGGATCTGGCCATTTGATCACAATCGGGATCTTTGCCGCCACCTTGTCATCAGCTTTGGGTTTCTTGGTGTCAGCTCCCAAAATTTTCCAGGTAAATGCTGTGGCCGTTATTTGattatattattgtttaaaatcCGCAATGCAGTTAATTCTAAAATGTTTACATGTGTTTTTTCACAGTGTTTGTGTAAGGATAATATCTACCCCTACATTGGCTTCTTTGGGAAAGGTTACGGGAAAAACCAAGAGCCTCTACGAGGCTATATGCTCATGTTCGCCATCGCTTTGGCATTCATCCTCATTGGTGAGTACTGAATCTCCTCCAGATCTGTTACTGAGGGGTTTCTCTCTGCAGAGACTTTAacatttgatttcatgttgatctTTTCAGGTGACCTGAACACGATCGCTCCTCTGATCTCCAACTTCTTCCTCTGCTCTTACGGTCTCATTAACTTCAGCTGCTTCCATGCATCGCTCACCAAATCACCTGGTGAGAACCTCATCATTATCATCGTCACTGTCATGGACTCCATCAGCGGTGTCTAATAATCATGTTTATCGTCTCTCACAGGTTGGCGGCCGCAGTACCATTACTTTTCTCCATGGACGTCTCTGTTTGCTGCATTCTTGTCTTTCATCCTCATGTTTCTGTTCACGTGGTGGGCTGCTCTCGTCACTTTTGCTATCGTTCTTTGCCTCTTAGGCTACGTTACCTATAAAAAACCTCGTGAGTAAACGATGCAGATTATGACAATATCCAATTGTAATACACATCTGAGTTTTCACTAACAATGTGGAGCACCAATAACCTCATGTAATCTTGCTTTACCAGTTGAGCTACAGAAGCTTTTTCCCattagcatgttattttttagcaCTGACTGTTGCTAATCATGTGTCTAGATGTAAACTGGGGCACATCTTATCAGGCCAATTTCTACAACATGGCTTTGTCCTTCTCAATGTCCCTGACTGGCGTGGAAGACCACGTCAAAAACTTCAGGTAAAGATTATTAGTAAACTGACAGCTTTAGATTGCGATACACAACCCACTCACATATAAATGCTCGTATACTGTAGGCCTCAGTGTCTCGTTCTGACTGGCCCTCCGAACGTTCGTCCCGCTCTTGTGGACTTTGTGGGGACTTTCACGAAGAACATCAGTCTGATGATCTGTGGAAACATTATTATGGTATGTAACATTCATCTTATTCAGATAAACTAACAATTTAATGCTTCCtgtcttatttattttaaacttgtGATGTGAAGGTCGTTTCTTGCTCTCTTGTGCTTTCAGGAGGATGAGAAATCCAGTTTCCCACAGCACAGCACTGATATGCTGGTGGACTGGCTGAATCAGAGGAACGTTCGTTCTTTCTACACGTCCTTCACTGCGGACAGCCTGAAAGAGGGCACACATAATCTCATGCAGGTACTGCCATTGCTAGCTTCAGATCTGTTTCTACTCCTAGTCATGAATTTCGCACTTAATCTTCGCTCTTCTCATCGATCAAATTTCTAGGCTTCAGGTCTCGGTAAACTGAAACCAAACACTTTGGTTTTGGGATACAAGATGAACTGGCAGGAATGTAAACCGGAAAGTTTACAGGACTACGTCAACACCATTAGGTGAGCTGCTGTTTTTGTTCACAAATATCAGTGGATTTGTTACGCTCTTTCTTTTGTGTTTTGattttgttaaatgttttttattcagtgacgcGTTCGACTCCAGCTACGGCATTGCCGTTCTGATAATGATGGACGGATTGAACGTGATGGATGATTTGCATAGTGCAGGTTTGATACATCATGAATAATTAAAAATGGGTCAACACAGCAGTTTTGAGTCTTAAAGTCAAGTCCAAAGCGGGTTTGTTTGGGTTTGTCTGAAGGCAGATCATCTGGAATTGACAATCTGGCATTCAACACAGATGAAGTCCCACAATGCGAAAGGGACGAGACCGACTGGAATTCAGGTGATACATGTATCCCAAGTTATTTTCTGTGCTCATAAATGTAATTATCAAACACTACATTAAATAATCGTAAGATTAAATAGTAATACAAATTATAATCAACACATGAAGTCCTGATGTCATTACTCAGTCAGCCAATCAGAACGCTTCCATTGGTGTGTAGTTTCGATCAAGCTCCATTTGGTGTGACTGCTCACCATATAAACCTCCTTTTCTGACTCCCCATCCAGATATTTCTGACGATGGCTCAAATGAGCAGGTCAGGTCAGTGTTTCAGACAAAACAGGGCAGGAAGAGTATCGACATCTACTGGATCTCTGATGATGGAGGTGAGACACACCTGACTGAATATTCTTAACAAGTTGTTTTGAAAATACTTTCCATATTTGTTTTCAGATTGTGAAATGCTGTTGCTCTCTTTCAGGTCTGACTCTTTTAGTGCCGTATTTGTTGACCAGAAGAAACCGCTGGAAAAAGAGCAAACTCAGAGTGTTTTTCTTAGGAGGCCGAGAAACCATTGAGGAAGACCGTAAAGAGTTAGTTAAACTACATTTCTAGTTTTAAAGTGCAGAAAAGGTGGTTCTTTAAACCTGTTTGTCTTTGCAGCATGAAGATGCTGTTGAAGAGATTCCGGCTGGAGATTGAGGACATCGTTGTGATAACAGACGTGGATAAACCTCCTCTAGCTAAAAAGTGAGAAACTGTGCTCATATTTAAAATACGTGTTTAAATGCATCTTTGAAGTAACTCCTGTGTTTTCTTCCTTTCCGTTCCTGTAGCTTGCAGCGGTATGAGGAAACCATCGCCCCCTTCAGGCTAAGTGAAGAACAGCCTGCAGGAGACGTACAGGAGCTCAAGCGACTGAGTCCATGGAAAGTTTCTAACAAAGACCTGGAGGCCATAAAACCAAAGGTGTGTGGTGTTTTGAACTTAAGTAAAACTTCTCAGTGTTAAAGCAATGATGCATAATAAACAACACTTTGTTTCTGTGAAGCTGCTCTGAAATAATGATTTGAGTAAGATGATCAGTCACTCTATTTTCAGGTGGAGAGGACAGTGAGACTAAACGAGATCATCAAGAAGAATTCAATTCATGCTGCTCTGGTTGTAATGTGAGTACAGATCAGGGTTATTGCcgttaactaaaaccattaaaaaaaaaaaaaaaacacataacttGAACTAAAATGAAAAGATACATGAAAAAGATAAAATGAAGATACAaatgcaacatttcttattttcaatTAGTTGAAGtaataaaatgacaataaaataaattgaatactTAGTTcagccatgaaactctagatgacacAGGCTAAcgggttgttaacgtaactgatgatatcacagagttatatgacttggcacaagctgattggttcatgttgcatacacaaCCAATGAGCCTGCAGcgtgcagctatttaaatggctggtagcattcgCAGCGTGCTTTCAGAGTTTCTCTGAGGCCctacaccttccccagctccacctgtatagatctgtgGGTTATtgtatgctatttgtgcagcagcagcatgtcttaaaggagtcctattatgctttttcactttttgaactttagccagtgtgtggtgtgtatgtttgggcataaaaaaaaaaaaaacatctacaaagttacaaatctcaaagtccactccaaaggaggatatttagtttttaaaaaatcccatttcaagaactacaacgaaacgactcatttggactacagcgtttgttttccggaggcTATTATGTCACAACATAAGTCCTGCCGACTGAAATTAAATttgttggcgggtgggggattcttTAGCCATGTATTACGGAcggccgcttttgggatgctacagcgagccgTAGGTCAGCTCGTTTAAAGGCGAGCTTTAAATAAAGGGTCCGCAAACTGCTCTGGTAGCTGTGCTGAAGCCGCGCCGTTCAGGTGTGTtgtacagagggtccaaacacacgcagatccgAGCCTTATGGTTTCacacatgcaaataattaaatacattagcacaatgaTGATAATATCTCGTATCCgtgatctcgcaggctgatgatagggccaacaatagcgtattatttactcacccttcattcatcctaggtgtatatgacttccttctttcagacgaatgcaatcggactTATATTAAATCGATTCTGTCactcatagaacagcatagaTTGAAAATGCGTCggtccataataaaaaaagtgcctcacatggctccagggcgatcggtaaaagcctcctttagcgattagatgtgtttttgtaaaaaaaaaaaaaaaatccatatttacaacgtaagaatcactttaatctagtttgccgctttgggaaggggcgcagcagggcggaacgcggtctacgctgttagccaatcgcaacgcagtgggacttctgaccaatcacaacacatttgttttttctgaaggtggaacccggaactaatcgagccgtttgtgccagcctggcgaggaagctattgtaataatgtaaattatgtgaaaaaataatgcatttttctaaCAACTAAGCATGAGCGCATGTTCAAGTACACACCaaagaaacaaaataaagactttgtaaaggagcataataggaccccttaaAATACTCTCAGCACCGTATGCCATCTGCTTTGGAAGTAGAAAATTCTGTACTTGCTTGCCGCcgcagcaacagcaataatctacaactacagcaataaccaacagcagcagcatagcagatctattccgccaagaccaaatacattaacattgtcatatccagtACCATGCATTACCATAAACTTTTCAGAGAGTTGTTGTGGCAGaactacatttaaaatgtaaaaacagatatttttaaaaatatgtaaatgataaaaacatgaaacaaaatgaaaaataaaactgaaataaaagactTGTAGGACCATCCCAGTAGTTCTTGTTTAGCCAATAAACAACTTAAAAAATGATTGACATCACAAGCAATGTGCCAtaatttagcatatttttgaaGGAAAACCCAATTTTAGTCAACAGAAAAGCTGGTTGACCAGTTAACCAAatctaaactaaataaaacactgaatcaAATTAAATAGTTTTGTAATGAAATTCACACAAATGCACTATTTATATTTGTCTTTAAAATGGATTTCAGTCATTTAAGCAAACGTGGGTAGTcatgcgtgtttttttttttaatgattctttTCATTAtaaggtgtgtgtatgtgtttcagTTCTCTTCCAGTCCCTGATGTCACCTGTCCTAGTTCTGTCTATATGGCCTGGCTTGATGCGCTGAGCTACGGCATCCACTGTCCTGTCCTGCTCATACGAGGAAACCAGCAGAACGTCATGACCTTCTACTGTCAGTAAATGTTACTGTTCATCATTAAACACATCTATTACTTCTGCTGTCAGTTTCAGTTATGTAAAGATGCTAAACCTGTTGAACTGAAATGAGCTCCTTAATGCTTTTGTACATTGACTGGATGACACTGGATGTATATTTTTTCACATGTTCTTATGTCTGTATATTATATCTTTGATGATCTCAGCTAGAAAGGATAGAATAGAAATGGGAAAGCACTTTGTCTCTGAACTCTGGACCTTCATTTCAGGGTAGAAGTTTCATGCAATTTAGACAAGACACAAATATAATATTCTAAAATAAGTTTATTTGCTTttgctttgtaaaattacatttCATTGGCCAAAACATTATAATGGATAATTTAGAAAGTCACATTTTGACTACATATAAATACTAGATTATTCTGAATTACAAGTATGTTTTGATCTGCTTTTCAATGTGAAAAATACAATTTAGCACAATGACGAACGTCTCAATTTTCATTGATTGTCTCATTACACCAAGTATAAACATATTATAAAATCTGTTTAATTACATGAGAAGAAACAATTAAGCACCACAATGTGTACATGATATATCACAGCTGAAATAAACAGATGTCATGgagtgtttgtgtgtttctgtATGCAACTGCCCCTCACAAagctcaaaattacaaaaaagtgaagaaattaaaatatttgttattaactttaaactaatttatatattttctcaTTTCAGATTATTCACTGCAACTTTACCCATTCACCATACAAGACCATAACACAGgcatgaagtaaaaaaaaaaaaaaatatatatatatatatatggagctTTAAGCAAGAGGATACGTGTGCCAAAAGAATAAGATAAAACACATTCAACTGAAGACCTAATATATTATGCCAGTAAATTTGCAGTGGCATTAAATATAgttattttagattattttaaggcaaaacaacaaacaaacccaTGAATTGCACGTTCAAGCAAATCTACACATATGTTGGGGGAAAAATAACAAATAGATATCACTATAATCCATATTTTATATATGCATTAATTTGTATACTTTCCAGAAGAATAATCTGAACCCTGGATTAAGACAGATTCTTGTTTCATTCTGTTGACACTTTAGAGTTAAATGTTTTCATAGaagggattttggatatctctttctagtactccataattcagaaaaaaaaaaaaaaaaaaaacataaaaataaaatgtacaaaatcagttGAATGATActtgaacaaacccctcagtaaaaacctttagaatataaACAAGAATATAACTGCAAATTTAAGTAGGTGCTGCTAATGTGGAGATAGAACTCATTCAGACAAAAAATGGCCTTTATagatatgcattgtaattgaaatttaCAGACACAAACAGttaaaagtgcaataataaaatctGAGGAATTACATAATTAAACtcttctataaaaaccttcagaatatagacacaAGTAAAACGAAAATTTGgtatacattcttaaaaataaaggtgcttcacgatgtcatagacctttttgtctaaatgcttccgtaaagaacttttaacatctgctttacaaaaggttctttgtggcaaaagaaagttcttcagattagaaaaaggtaagaaagagatgtttttaaagaacctttgattgaatggttcttcatggaaccaaaaacggttcctctatggcatcgctgtgaagaaccttttaaagcacctttatttttaagagtgtaagtgctgctgaagtggaagTATACAATCTCACTTTGCAAAAATTGGCTTTTAAAGatatacagacacagacagagaaAGTGCAAATAAGCACTTAAatgtattttgaatgttttcCTTCCACTGTTCTGAGGCATGCAACAAGCCAAATGGTTTTCAtatagtgtcttgccttaaagagCCAGGATAGGTGAGTAAATCACGTGGCTGGTTTACTGGCAGTAGAAGGTCATGACGTTCTGCTGGTTTCCTCGTATGAGCAGGACGGGACAGTGGATGCCGCAGCTCAGCGTGTTCAACCAGGCCATATATAGAGAGCTGGGACAGTCCACCTGAGGTACAGGCAGAGAcctgacacacacaaacacacacacacacacacacacacacgtttattaataattaaCAGGTGTGTTTACCCTCAAATTATGATTCTTGCATTTTAAACGTCAATGATTTATGGGGCTCCAATATTATCAGATTGTGCTTTGTTTGTGTATGAATTACATATTGACCAGCAGCCAGTAAAGGTTAATGATATTACAGTCAATACTCACACTAGAACCAGCGCGGCATGCTTCGAATTCCTCCGGATGATTTCATTCAGCCGCACTTTTCTCTCCGACtgtcaaaagaaaaaagaaactttGAGCCGGCGAGTTGGATTTATTATCGTAGCTAGACATGaggtcaaacacacacacacacacacacacaccttgagCCTCAGTGCGTCCATCACTTTGTCCGTAACTTTCCACGGAAACTCTGTCCTCTGCTGCTGCACCGTTCTCTCATCCAGCTGTCCCTCATTCAGCCTGAAGGGGGCGAGCGTTTCCTCAAAGCGCTTCATGCTGATGACAACAAGGATGTTCTGTTACTGCATTTGGTTGTTATTACCAGAACACATCACTTTCTTTGCCCTAAACTGACTTCACAGTAATTATTTCAAACCCGTTTGGGGTAAACCTACGTTTTGGCAAGTGGTGGCCGTTCGCTGTCCGTCATCACAATGACATCGTGAACGTCCAGTCGGAAACGCTGGAGCAGAGTCATCATTCTGAACAAGATAAGAGAGTTTATTAATCACAGCATAGAGTTACAGTAAGTGACAGCTTTACAAGAGTTATGATACCAGACACTCTTTGctattaaaattcagctttgaattctgAAGGAACTTCAGCTAATGTAGTTGAAGGAAATTGTCGACATATTGTAATAATTCTGATGATTCCGATTATGATGATTATCTTCTTATGGTTTGAAGATTCTAATGAGCCTGACTTCTTATGATTGAAATAATTAGATCTAATGCTCATCATGAATAAGAATAACAAGAGGGGAATTTGACAGAAATGCCTTAGTTCATATTGAGATCTGGCTATTGATTGCAGACTTTGGTAGCTTTAGGCAAATCTGAGCAAAGTTTGAGACATTAGTGACATCTGTTCTGTTTTTATTGGAGACTATttcctttaaggcgagacactgcaggtgaatagggtaaaaacaaaataactaatagtcatcaccttacttacccagttgattaattgcattgataattgcaaacattttttgcattacaagttttctaaaatgttaggtttaaatatgcaaatgaggcattatttaatgaaatatacactaatctgcatacatttctagtacacacATCTAAACACTGgaagaagtcagtttcaaaatttttGGTCAACTTGTTTTGACAtattgacatattagagtcatatgttaaataaatgctactgaagtggagattaatGGCTATTTAAGAAACACTTaatagtgtcttttggatgttttctttccactagtctgaaaataaaaacattttatgaaaaaaaaaaagcccaaaatctcaaacttggcaggtgcattaaaaaaaaaaaaaacagtgtttttggcTTAAACAGTTTAAATGGTTGTCATTTTTCATGTGTCTCACTCTTTGCGGTCGTTCTC belongs to Garra rufa chromosome 3, GarRuf1.0, whole genome shotgun sequence and includes:
- the LOC141331718 gene encoding solute carrier family 12 member 3-like; amino-acid sequence: MHSFLYRSIVLCLKISIITSQKHILLTYVIIFMSVTITTITATSVSAISTNGKVYSGGTYFLISRSLGPEFGAPIGLLFAFANALACSLNTVGFAETVRDVLKDNGAQMVDDVNDVRIIGAITVAILLCITFAGMAWEAKAQILFFIALLLSLVNYFVGTVIPPGKEKQALGFFGYRAEIFVENLLPSFRGKDGSFFRMFSIFFPSATGILSGVNICGDLKDPSGGIPKGTLLAIFWTTISYLLISVTVAASVVRDASGSLNDSLALNSSIPCTGVGCKFGWNFDQCEQNRTCSFGLANHFQILATVSGSGHLITIGIFAATLSSALGFLVSAPKIFQCLCKDNIYPYIGFFGKGYGKNQEPLRGYMLMFAIALAFILIGDLNTIAPLISNFFLCSYGLINFSCFHASLTKSPGWRPQYHYFSPWTSLFAAFLSFILMFLFTWWAALVTFAIVLCLLGYVTYKKPHVNWGTSYQANFYNMALSFSMSLTGVEDHVKNFRPQCLVLTGPPNVRPALVDFVGTFTKNISLMICGNIIMEDEKSSFPQHSTDMLVDWLNQRNVRSFYTSFTADSLKEGTHNLMQASGLGKLKPNTLVLGYKMNWQECKPESLQDYVNTISDAFDSSYGIAVLIMMDGLNVMDDLHSAGRSSGIDNLAFNTDEVPQCERDETDWNSDISDDGSNEQVRSVFQTKQGRKSIDIYWISDDGGLTLLVPYLLTRRNRWKKSKLRVFFLGGRETIEEDRKDMKMLLKRFRLEIEDIVVITDVDKPPLAKNLQRYEETIAPFRLSEEQPAGDVQELKRLSPWKVSNKDLEAIKPKVERTVRLNEIIKKNSIHAALVVISLPVPDVTCPSSVYMAWLDALSYGIHCPVLLIRGNQQNVMTFYCQ